Genomic DNA from Desulfovibrio sp. JC022:
CAACCTGCAAAAAGGAATTCGTGCTATCCCTCTAACCGGCATGCCTTCACTCTCCACTGCCTACTTAAACGATTGCGAACCATATTGTATCTTCGCCCAACAGGTATATAATCTTGCAAATGAAGGAGACTGCCTGCTGGCCATAAGCACATCCGGCAATTCCCCAAATATTGTCTATGCTGCGATTGCAGCAAAAGCCAAAGGCGTTAAAACAATATTGCTCTCTGGACGAAACGGGGGAAAATTAGCAGATATTTGTGATGAGAACATAATAGTACCTGAACAAGAAACGTATATTATTCAAGAACTGCACCTCCCCATCTATCATGCAATCTGCCTTGAAATTGAACGGCAACTTTTTAACTGAGGCGATCATTGACAATACTCAGTAATAACTAAACAATAGCATTCATGCACACCCTCCCCCTCTTCATAGCCGAAGTGTCCAGCAACCACGGCAGCAACCTTGACCGCTGCTATGAACTCATCGACACCGCCGCGCGCATCGGCTGTGGTGCGGTAAAATTCCAGCTGTTCAAAATTGATGAACTTTTCGCCCCGGAAATTCTCGCGCAAAGTAAAGAACACCGTGACAGGAAACGCTGGGAACTACCGGAGTCCTTTGTCCCGCTCATTGCAGAGCGTTGCCGGAAGCGGAGAATTCTATTTTCCTGCACACCGTTCTATATTGATGCTGTCAAAATTCTGACTCCCCATGTGAACTTTTTTAAAATTGCCTCTTACGAACTGCTCTGGACCGACCTGCTAGAAAAATGTGCTGTAAGCTCCAAGCCTGTTATTCTTTCCACCGGGATGGCTGATATGGACGAAATCGGCACGGCAGTTAAAACACTACAATATTCAGGCTGCGTTGATCTTACCCTGCTGCACTGCGTATCCGGCTACCCCGCCCCGGTGGAGCAGGCCAATCTCGCGGCCATGCAGACCATGAAAGATAAATTCAATTGCAAAATAGGCTGGTCTGACCATACAGTAAGCAAAGCCGTCATCCAGCGGGCAATCCATAAGTATGACGCTCAGGTAATTGAACTACACCTCGATCTTGACGAAACCGGGGCAGAATACAAATTCGGGCATTGCTGGCTGCCGGATCAGGTTGAAAAGATGATCAGAAGCGTTCACGAGAGCCTGGCTGCGGATGGAGACGGAATCAAAATTCCAGTTGAAATAGAATTGCCAGACCGGGAATGGCGGGCCGACCCTGCGGACGGGCTGCGCCCCCTGAAATCAATCAGAAAGACATGGAAAGCAGAATAAATGGCCAGTGCGGACAGTAAAATAAAAACTATTTCAGAGCTTGCAGAAATATCCAAAGAGCTGCGCGAGAGCGGCAAACGGGTAGTACTCTGCCACGGCGTATTCGACCTGCTGCATATCGGACATATCCGCTATTTCAATCAGGCCAAGGAACATGGCGATGTACTAATCGTCACCCTGACCCCGGACCACTTTGTGGACAAAGGACCGGACCGGCCGGCTTTCACTGAAATCTTGCGCGCCGAAGCCCTCGCATCTCTTGGAGAGACCGATTACGTAGCTATCAATGAATGGCCCACTGCTGAAGAAACACTACGCGCCATCCGCCCGCACGTTTATGCCAAGGGCGATGAATTCAAAAATATCGATAACGACCCGCTGGGAAAAATCGGTAAAGAAGCAGACGTGGTCCGCGAAATCGGTGCCGAGCTGGTCTTTACCTCGGACATTGTCTACAGCTCCTCAAACCTGATCAACCGCTATCTGAACCGCAACAATGAAGAGCTGAACGAATACCTGAAGATGTTCCGCAACCGTTACCAGCTTGAGGACCTGCTGGACCATCTGGAACGTATGCATGACCTCAAGGTTCTGGTTATCGGGGATACTATCCTTGATGAATACCAGATTGCTTCCACGCTGGGGAAATCTTCCAAGGACCCCATTCTAGCCCTCAAATACCAGTCCCATGAGCTTTATGCCGGGGGCGCCCTGGCAGTAGCCAATCACGTAGCCAACTTTGCCGGGGAAGTTAGCCTGCTAACCATGCTTGGCGCAAATGACCGTTACGAAGATTTCATCCGCGAAAAACTGGACTCCAAAATCAGCCCCTGCTTTTTCACCCGGCCAAACGGGCCGACCACCCTCAAGCGCAGGTTCATTGACAGCTATTCCCTGAACAAGGTCATGGAAATTTATGTCATGGATGATAGTCCCCTGCCGGATAATGTTGAGCAGGAAATATGCGCTGAGCTGGATAAAATAATTTCCAATTATGATCTCGTGCTGGCTGCGGACTTCGGGCACGGCTTGATCAGCCCTGCGGTTGTCGAACTACTTGCGAAAAAATCCCCCTATCTTGCGGTGAATACGCAGGCAAATGCCGGGAACCGGGGTTTCAACACCATCGGCAAATATCCGCAGATGGACTTTTTCTCGCTGGCAGAACATGAACTGCGTCTTGAAACCCGCGACCAGCTCAATGAGCTGCGCCCCCTGCTCATTGAAACCAGTGAGCAGCTGAACACAAAGATTTCTCTGGTCACACAGGGCAGCCGGGGTTGTTCCCTTTACAATCCGACCAGCGAATTTGTGCGTATCCCCTCCTTCCAGTCCAATGTGGTGGACCGGGTCGGAGCCGGGGACGCACTCTTTTCCATTGCATCCATGTCCGCCTGCATGGGCTTGCATGAAGAGCTGGTCGGATTCTTAGGCAATATTGCCGGATCGCTGGCAGTGCAGATCATGGGCAATGACCGGGCCATAGACAAGCAATCCATGCGCAAATACATAACCGCGACCATGAAATAAAATGAGCAGCAAATACCACCAATTCGACCGCAACAGACTTAAAGTGCTTCCTCTGTCAGAACGCAAAAGTCTGATTGATACCGGGCTTATCGAAGCCCCCAAACCTTGCACAGAAGTTCATCCTTCCCTTAAAGCTGTTGCAGAAGAGCTTGCAATTGCACGGGATAAAAGCAGCTCACGCATTCTTATGATCGGTGCCCATGTAATCCGCTCCGGCATGCAACGTTATATTTTTGACCTCATGGAAAAAGGAATGATCAATTGCATTGCGGTAAACGGGGCCTGTGCCATCCATGACTTTGAATTCGCCCTGCTCGGACAGACCACGGAATGCGTTGCCACCTACATTTCAAACGGACAGTTCGGTCTCTGGAATGAAACCGGGCTTCTCAACGACATTATTTCCCAAGGCAATGCGCAGGGGCTTGGTTTCGGTGAAGCTGTTGGCAAATACATCTACGAAAAGAATCTCCCCCACTCTGAAATAAGCCTCTTTGCCAAGGCTTACGAGCTTGGCATCCCGGTTACGGTTCATGCGGGGATAGGCTACGACATCATCCACGAGCATCCCAATTGTGACGGGGCAGCCATCGGCGAAGCCAGCTACCGTGATTTCCTGATCTTTGCTGCCCAGCTGGAACAGCTTGAACACGGGGTAATCATGAATTTCGGAAGTGCCATCATGGCCCCAGAAATCTACCTCAAAGCCCTAGCCATGGTCCGTAATGCGGCAGCAAGTTCCAACCCCACAAAAACAATTCGCAATTTCACAACGTTAGTATGCGACTTGCATGATCTGCCCGATAAAGTAGGAACCGAAGCCCCTAAGAACGATGCCCAGTATTATTTCCGCCCTTGGAAAACCATGCTGGTCCGCACTGTGGCAGACGGTGGCAAGAGCTACTATGTGCGCGGATTCCATCAGCAGACCATCCCCCAGCTCTGGACCGCAGCCGAAAAACTTTAAGCACCGGGAAATATTTTGTGGAATAAACACACACAAAGATTACAGAATTGCCTCAATTCCATTGAAGTAAGCGGGGCCAACAGAACTCCCGGATGCTGCCCGGACGGTTGTGATCAGGCTTTCACGGTCTGGAAAACAATGACCGAAAAACTACGCGAACAAGGCAAAATTATTTACCTGATCGGCAACGGGGCCAGCGCGTCCATGGCCAGCCACTTTTCCGCCGACCTTGCAAAAAATGCCCATGTTCACACGCAGGTATTCACTGATCTGGCACTTATTACCGCCCTTGCCAACGATATTTCCTACGATCAGGCCTTTGTTGAACCCCTCAAACGCAGACTGACTTCCAATGATATGCTGGTGGCCATCAGCAGTTCCGGCAACTCACCCAATATGCTGAACGCCTGCTGCTTTGCCGCTGAAACCGGACACGCCTGCATTCTCCACTACTGGATGGATTCCGTTTCCGTGCCCCCGACAGAAGGATAAATTATGAACGACAATCTGCGCTTTGATTTCCACAAGCTGCACCCGCGCCGGGTTGCAGAATGGCTGGAGGGGAAAAATATCTCCCCCCTGCACATGGAGGTCTGCCCCAGATGGGCCTGTAACCATCGCTTCCGTTTTTGTAGCTACAATTTCATGAATTACGTGCCCAAATATCTGAACCTTGAAATTTTCCGGGAACGTATTCCCGGAATTGTGACAACTGCCGCATGAACAAAACCAACATTTATCTCTGGAAGCTTCAAAATCCAGACGATCATGTTAGTTTTATTTAAGGCAAAAAGTTAATGTACTTCGCGTATTTGTTCTATGATTTCGCATCTGGCGACCAAAGAAACCAAGTCCCTTTGGAATCCCTATTAGGAAGGTTAGGTTATGAATATTGGAATCGACCTTGATAATAC
This window encodes:
- a CDS encoding SIS domain-containing protein, with amino-acid sequence MIEIQKLIKRFPVLSSISTSIEEATNILVECAKKGNTIFTCGNGGSAADAEHIAGELMKSFVRERPLPKNELKKLKSLGPEGATLASNLQKGIRAIPLTGMPSLSTAYLNDCEPYCIFAQQVYNLANEGDCLLAISTSGNSPNIVYAAIAAKAKGVKTILLSGRNGGKLADICDENIIVPEQETYIIQELHLPIYHAICLEIERQLFN
- a CDS encoding N-acetylneuraminate synthase family protein; this encodes MHTLPLFIAEVSSNHGSNLDRCYELIDTAARIGCGAVKFQLFKIDELFAPEILAQSKEHRDRKRWELPESFVPLIAERCRKRRILFSCTPFYIDAVKILTPHVNFFKIASYELLWTDLLEKCAVSSKPVILSTGMADMDEIGTAVKTLQYSGCVDLTLLHCVSGYPAPVEQANLAAMQTMKDKFNCKIGWSDHTVSKAVIQRAIHKYDAQVIELHLDLDETGAEYKFGHCWLPDQVEKMIRSVHESLAADGDGIKIPVEIELPDREWRADPADGLRPLKSIRKTWKAE
- a CDS encoding PfkB family carbohydrate kinase gives rise to the protein MASADSKIKTISELAEISKELRESGKRVVLCHGVFDLLHIGHIRYFNQAKEHGDVLIVTLTPDHFVDKGPDRPAFTEILRAEALASLGETDYVAINEWPTAEETLRAIRPHVYAKGDEFKNIDNDPLGKIGKEADVVREIGAELVFTSDIVYSSSNLINRYLNRNNEELNEYLKMFRNRYQLEDLLDHLERMHDLKVLVIGDTILDEYQIASTLGKSSKDPILALKYQSHELYAGGALAVANHVANFAGEVSLLTMLGANDRYEDFIREKLDSKISPCFFTRPNGPTTLKRRFIDSYSLNKVMEIYVMDDSPLPDNVEQEICAELDKIISNYDLVLAADFGHGLISPAVVELLAKKSPYLAVNTQANAGNRGFNTIGKYPQMDFFSLAEHELRLETRDQLNELRPLLIETSEQLNTKISLVTQGSRGCSLYNPTSEFVRIPSFQSNVVDRVGAGDALFSIASMSACMGLHEELVGFLGNIAGSLAVQIMGNDRAIDKQSMRKYITATMK
- a CDS encoding SIS domain-containing protein; its protein translation is MWNKHTQRLQNCLNSIEVSGANRTPGCCPDGCDQAFTVWKTMTEKLREQGKIIYLIGNGASASMASHFSADLAKNAHVHTQVFTDLALITALANDISYDQAFVEPLKRRLTSNDMLVAISSSGNSPNMLNACCFAAETGHACILHYWMDSVSVPPTEG